The genomic stretch TTTGGCTGTAATGGTATTTATACCGATGATGTCAAAGGTGTGGAGGAACTACTTCTGTTCTTAAAATCCAGAGGTTATAAAAGGATTTGTTTTATCGGCGGAGGAGATCAGTACTATCCTTCCTATATCAAAAAGAAGACTGCTTACGCGGTTGGAGAGAAGCTGGGACTTGATGTTTCAGTAAGATGGCTTACAGGAAATGACGTGTTCAGCTTTAGTGCTGGTTATGACAGTCTGAAGATACTGATAGAGGAAGGCGGGCCTTTACCGGAAGTTATCTGCGGTATTAACGATTATGTTGCACTTGGAGCTGTTAACTGCGCTCTGGAGAGAGGACTGAAAATACCGGAGGATTTAGCAGTCACCGGGTTTGATGATGTCAGTATAACAACCATGACACCAGTGCATATAACATCCATCAGTCCGAGGTATGAGTACTTTGGTAAGAAGGTATTCAACAGCCTTCACAAGCTGATGCAAGCCAAGGCCTTAACAACAGGTAAGACTTCCTTAATAAAACCTGAAATTATTATCAGAGGCAGTACGCGATAAGAGATTAGCCCTGTTTACAATTTGAGACAATGTTACCCCTTATGAATGCCTTTGCATTTGATTACAAACAGTGCAAAAGTGAGGTTAGGTAACGATAGTCAGCTTACAAGAACAGGGCTATTTTTTTATAAACTATATGTAATCGGTTACATAGTATTTTGACAAAAAAGGAGACAAAAAATGGTATCTAACACAATAGAAATCAAGGATAAGTTTTATGTAAATGGTAAACCTGTGCAGATTATATCAGGTGCCATACACTATTTCAGAATAGTTCCTGAGTACTGGAGGGATCGCCTGGAAAAATTAAAGGCTATGGGCTGCAATACGGTAGAAACCTATGTGCCCTGGAATCTTCATGAACCCCAAAAAGGAACTTATTGCTTTGAGGGTATTCTGGATATTAGGAAATTCATAGAGATTGCAGCTGAACTTGAATTATGGGTAATCTTCAGACCCTCCCCCTACATTTGTGCAGAATGGGAATTTGGTGGACTTCCTGCCTGGCTCCTGGCGGAAGACGGAATGCGTTTTCGAAGCAGTCATCCAAGTTTTATGCAGCATACGGCTGATTATTATAAGAAACTCTTTGAGATTACAGCACCTTTACAGTTGCCCTTAGGCGGACCGATCATATTGATTCAAATTGAAAACGAATATGGTTATTATGCAGATGATACAGGTTACCTGGAACAGATGAAACAGCTGATGGTTGATAATGGAGCCTGTGTCCCTTTTGTTACTTCTGACGGTCCATGGGGAGATGCCTTGGAGTGCGGTAAGTTGGAAGGCGTATTGCCTACAGGAAACTTTGGTTCCAAGATGAAGGAGCAGTTTGCAGTATTAAAAGAGCATACCAATGGCGGACCTCTTATGTGTATGGAATTCTGGGTAGGCTGGTTCGATCATTGGGGTAACGGAGGACATAAAACCTCTAATATGGAAGAGAATTGCAAGGATTTAGACGAAGCCTTACAGTATGGTAATATTAATATCTACATGTTTATCGGCGGAACAAACTTTGGCTTTATGAACGGCTCTAATTATTATGATGAGCTTACGCCGGATGTAACCTCCTATGACTATGATGCAGTATTGTCAGAGTGCGGTGATATTACACCTAAATACGAAGCGTTCAGGGAAATCATCGGTAAATATGCAAAACTTCCGGAGATAGAATTTACCACAAAGATTGTGAAAAAAGCTTATGGAAAGCTTAGCTGTAAGGAAAAGGTAGGCTTATTTGAAAGCCTGGAGGATCTGTCAGCTCCTGTTACTGATTTATTTCCCAAGTCCATGGAAAAACTCGGACAAAGCTATGGGTACACCTTATACCGTTCTTCTCTTGTAAAAGAGAAAAAGATGGAAAAAATTCGTTTATACAATGCGAACGACAGGGCAAAAATATATATCTCACAGAAACCTGTTGCAACACTTTATGATAGAGAGCTGCTTATCGAACACGATATAGCCTATGACTTTGAAAAAGGAAGTTCCATAGATATTCTTATGGAGAATATGGGAAGAGTGAATTTCGGACCTTACCTGGATAAACAGCGTAAAGGAATAGATGGAAGTGTTGTAATCAACGGTCATCAGCATATGAACTGGGAACACTATACCCTGCCCTTGGATAATCTTCATAAATTGGATTTTACCAAAGGCTTTCAAGAGCAGAAACCTACCTTTTACCGCTTTGAGTTCCAGGTAGAAGAAAAAGGAGACACCTTCATAGATATGGAAGGCTGGGGAAAAGGCTGCGTCTTTGTAAACGGCTTTAATCTGGGACGTTTCTGGGAGATTGGACCGCAGAAAAGATTATACCTGCCTGCACCATTGCTGCGAGACGGAATCAACGAAATTATCGTATTCGAGACAGAAGGAAAAGCATCGGAGGAACTAGTCCTTTGTGATAAACCGGATCTCGGTTAATTAAATAAAAGCAAGCACTTCCTTAAAAATCGGTATGATATTTTTGGAAGTGCCTGCTTTTATTTTGTTTTCCTTGGAAGTATTCTCAGTTCCTTTGAAGACAAACTGGTTGGCGGAAAACAAGACGATTAAGAAGTCTGCTATCCTCTGTGAATTAACAGTCAATTTTCAACCGATGGAGAAAATACTGAAAGTTTCCATGAAAGAAGGAGAATAGTTTAATGTGGTTGGATTATTTTGCCGATAATATTCCTGTAAGCATCCTTGTAATTTTATTTTTTATCATGTTCATACATAAGAAGTAGCATTGTAGCTCGATTAATTTGGAAGGCTTGTAAGGGAGTGAGGGAAGATATGAATATTAACTTAAAAAGCAATCATGGATTTATAAATACACATACAAGTACAAAAAGTACAAAAGGTAAAACGGCCGGAGGCAGTCTGAAAGCTGTCTTAGATCAGCACAGAGAAGCTCTGCGGGTATCGCGGGCTGATGATGAAGAGTCCGAGAAAAGAAAGGCAGAAAAGATCGGTCAAAAGCTTAATGCCGGTAAAAAACTCTCGACCAGTGAGATGGATTTTCTCAGGAGAACCAATCCTGAGCTGTATATGAAAGCTTTGCGTATTCAAATGAAACGTGAGATGGTAGAAAGCAGTCTTAAGAATTGTAAATCAAAACAAGAAGTTGAAGAAGCAGCGGGTCTTCAGTTAGGCATGATCAATGATATGGACCCTGACCGGGAAGCAATGATAAATGCTGTCAATGATGTAGTGAAAGAATTTAAGAAGACGGATAAGTATAAGAGCCTGCCACAGGAAAGCGAAGAGAAGAGAGGCGAAGGATATGGCAGTCTTACCTCAGAGGAATATAACAATAGAGGTGCATTGAGAAAAGAGGATGCAGCTGATTTTGATGTAAAACTATAAGCCTTTCAAGACATTTTTCTCTTTTCATTCCATACAATAGTAAATATAGGTTTGTATGGATAAACTTCGGTCAGCACGGTTAACTGAAGGGAGAGGTGAAGATGGAATATAATAATTCTTATAAGATCAAGGGCATGGCAGACTGGTTTAAAAAGAAAAAAGGAATGTACTCCTTTATTTCTCAAAGCTTTGATAATTTACAGGCGGTGTGTCCGAAACTCTTGAAAACAGAGGTGGCATACCAAAATGATTTCCCTTATACAGCTGAGATAATTAGTGAAGGGTTGACTGTACCCTGGGCAATGGATATTACAAAGGACGGAAGAATCTTTGTAACAGAGCGAATCGGTAACATCCGTCTGATACATAAGGATAACAGGGGAGCCGAAACGATATATACCTTTACAGCGCCGTTTACCGCTCAGGGTGAGGGTGGTTTACTTGGGCTGGTATTGGACCCTGAATTTGATAAAAATGGATACTTTTATGTTATGTATACCTTTCAGGCAGAAGATAAATTCTATAACCGGGTAGTGCGTATGCATTATGAGGACGGAAATACAAGAGAAGACAGGATATTACTGGATAATATACCAGGTGGAAGAGGGCATAACGGCGGCAGAATAAAGATTGGACCCGATAATTTACTTTATATAACAACTGGAGATGGTGATGTACCGGAATCATCACAGAATCTTGAGCTTCTGTCTGGAAAAATTCTTCGTATCAATCTGGATGGCAGCATACCCTCTGATAATCCTTTCTCAGGTTCACCTGTATATGCTCTGGGTCTTCGTAATCCCCAAGGGCTTGCCTGGAGTAAGGAGGGTGACTTATATGCTTCCGTACATGGAAACTATGGAAGAGATAAAATAAACATAATTATACCCGGGGGAAATTACGGGTGGCCTTTGGCGGAAGCGGAGGAAGATCTGGCAGAACAGGGCTTTCAGGCTTCTGTCATCAGCAGTGAAACAGAGACCTGGGCACCATCAGGAATCACCTTTATTGAAGAAGGACCTTTAAAAGGCAGATTGCTGGTTGCAGCATTAAGAGGAATGGAAGTATTAGAAATGATGCTGTCGGCTGATGGTAGACAGGTAGTACAGGTAATACCACGGCTTCAGGACCAATATGGAAGATTGAGAGAAGCCTATAGTGCAGCTGACGGCTCGGTGTATATAACTACCAGTAACTTAGATGGCAGAGGGCAGCCTCGAGAAGGGGATGACAAGATTATACGGTTGGTACCCATAAGTGAAGAATAGCAATGTTGCGGCAGGAAAGCCAGAAGGTTTCTTGCCGTTTTGCATTCAATTGAAAAAGGCCTTTTTGTGTTAATTCTAAAAATGAGTAAAAATGAGATAATTACAAAGAATATTAATGTGGTTACGAAATGCAACTGTAAAAAGAAATTTAGAATGTGAGGTTCCACATATGGAGAATATGAATACAAATCAATCAGATTTATCTTCTGTACTGCCTATGATGGCATTAAGCGACATCCCTGAGAGTAAACCGGATGCAAAGGAAATTGTCGCCTTGGTAAAGGACAGCGGGAAAGTTACCGGATATCAGCTTTCTGATGGTAAAGTACTGAACAAAGAAGAAGGAGTGGAAGCGGCCAGACAGGGTGACATCAAAGGAGTAGGAATTGCCACCCGAAAAGGGAATGAATATTTGAAATCTTTACCCGACGGCAGAGAGGAAAATAATCTGTCAAATCTTCCTTCAATCACAGATGAAAAACTATCCTAAAAGCGGTAATCACAAAAAGATTAGGATTCTTAACAAAATATGTATAAAAATCCTTAATCTAACAATAATAAATATGTCAGAGTATTATTATTGAATGAAAGGAACCATTGCTTTTGTAATGGTAATAAGGTAATTTAAAATGAAAGCTAGTGTTAATCCAGATCTTTGCATAAGCTGTGAATTATGCACAAACCTATGTCCCGACGTTTTTAGTATGGGTGATGACGGTTTTGCTCATGGAATAGACGATGCAATTCCGGCAGATAAAGAATCCGAAGCGGAAGACGCCAGAGACAGCTGTCCTACCAGTGCAATTGATATTGATTAATAAAGGAAATAAAAGCAGCTGTTCGGTTCAAAAACCATAACTGTCAGCTGCTTATTTTTCTGTCAGTAAAAAGCCTTATTCCTGTACTACGGATTCCATTGCCCCATCATCAGTTTCAATTTCCTATAGAAGTTTTTAGAGAGGCTTTTTGTCCGGTTAAGAGAACACTGCTGGTAAATGCAGTAAAGGGTGCTACCAGTACCAGACCAATGCTTCCGATAAAGGTATCAAGAATTTCTGCAGATACATATTTGTAATTCAATATATTATATATTGGTGTTCCCTGAGCCATAAATACCATCAACAGTGCAATATAACCTCCGGAATATGCAAGAAGGAGAGTGGTGGTCATCGTTCCCATGGCAGCACGTCCCACATTCATACCGGAGAGAAAAGCATCCTTCCATTTCATTTCGGGTTTCTTGGAAATTACTTCAGTAATAGCCGAAGTAATATCCACCGCGAGATCCATAACAGCACCGGAAGAGCCGATAAAGATACTTGCCATAAATATTTTGGTAAGGTTCAGACCTTCATATCCACTGTAAAGCAGACTTTCTGAATTTGGCATAATAGCGCCATGTATCTTATAACTGGTGGTAAACAGCATTCCAAGGATACAGGTTACAAGGATTCCAAGAGAGGCACCAGAGATGGCAGCAAGGGCCTTACGGTTGAATCCGAATACCAGTGAAAGAATCAGAATTGTAAGAAAGACAGTGATAAGTAGTCCAAAGTAAATGGGGTTATGACCGTTTAAATAAAACGGCACTAAGACCTTCCAGATCATCAGGATACTTGTTGCAAAGGAAATCAAGGCTCTAAAACCTGTTCCTCCCGCTACAACAATTAGTAAAATTGCAAATATTGCTGCGAGGAGGACTTCTTTGTTGATTCGGTAGTGATCGATAAGATTTACGGAAAGAATTTCAGAAGTATTATAATTTATTACCACCAGAGCTTTATCTCCGGGAGTGAAAATCTTATCTGTTTCCAGGGAGCCATTCAAGAGATTAAAGCCTGCAACCTGCTGCCCTTTAAATTTTCCGCCTAATAATTCTACCACACAGGTCTGTTCACCGGAACGGATAAGTCCGGTATCGATGATATTTTTATTATCAACTGATATTACTCTGGCAGAGCAGCGGTCAGTGCCCTGGTAGATAATTGCGCCTTCGTAACCGGTAGGCAGGAGAAGCAGGAATAATAAAACAATAATAGATAGGAGGACTGGCAGATGGTAAGATAAGTTGCTGCGGAAGCTGCTTATGTATAATTTAAGTTTATTATGAAAAGGCTTCATACGAATTCCTTTCTCAATTCTAATTTAGTTTTTATTTGCTTGGAATTAAAATGTGGTCGTCTAATCTTTCATGGAACCTGATATCTGTTAGGATATCTGTAACTGATATTGAAACTGATATTGAAACTGATATCTAAATATGATAACTGAATTTGATATCTGGATAAGATATCTACATATTATCCCGCTGGCCGACAAAAGTGTAAGCTTAAAAGTGCCACATTCCGAAAAATAAATTATAGGAAGATATGGTGAAATCAACTTATGGGATAGTGTTGGGATTAACTTTTTTTCTTTGCCACAATTGATTTTAGAGGAATATCCGAAATATCCTTTGAAAAAGAAATGGAGTACTGCTGCATATATAATTCCGCTGATTGCATATAGATGCTTAACATAAGTAAAACAGTAATCAGCAGTAATCCATTTCTTGGATTATAAGGCAGAAGAAATCGTATAAAGTAGGTATTATTTTACTTTCAGGAGACTTTCAAGATTATAATAAATCTGTGTGTTATCATAATACCCAGAGAAAAGATCAGCACCCTGTCCTTGTGCAAATACACCTACCGGAAGTCCTGTATGGGCATAGGAGGAAAAATTAATACCGGATTTGTTGTTGAGTATATGAGTAATTGTTACCGTCAAGGGTTCATAGGAACCATAAAGGAGATACTCCTCGCTGTTTTCTGCACGTTTACCACTTATGGTTTTTATGTAAGCATCTTTTAGCTTCTCATATTCATAAGAGGTGAGCACCAGGTCAGGATTGGTTTTGGCACTGGAATCATTGTCTGCTATAAGACCAAAATTCTTTTTGATATCTTGAAGAACTGTATCAAAAGCAGTTCCGTTTTCTCTGTATTTCTTCACGTAATCGGAATCAAATTTGGCATAGGAGAGCTTCTGATTGGACAGGTTGTCAAGGAATGTATTATAATCTGTTCCTGCATAACCAATTGTCAGTCCTCCGGTCTCATGATCTCCGGTTACTAGGATTAAGGTATCATCAGGGTATTTTTTATAGAAAGCGATTGCTTCTGATACGGCATCATCAAGTGCAACCGTATCTGCGATAGTAGAACCGGCATCATTTGCATGACAGGCCCAGTCAATCTTACCACCTTCCACCATCATAAAAAATCCTTTTTCATTGTAAAGCACATCTATGCCTTTTTTTACGTAATCCTTTAGTTTCCATTCGCTGGATTTGGCATCGTTTGCATAGGAAAGTGAATTGCTGTCTGCCAGTGTCTCACCGATAATGATAGTCTTTCCGTCGGAGGCTTTTACATTTACTGCATCCTTTTGAGTTGTTATTACCTTGTAACCTTTCTCTTTAGCAACCTGGTATAGGTTCGTCTGAGGCGTATTCTTATTGTCTCCGTCAGGATTGATTAAAGCACCGCCTGCAAAATATTCAAAACCACTGTTAACCATTTCAAGACCGATGGAATAATAGTTGTTTCTGGAAGGCTGATGTGCATAGTAAGCAGCAGGGGTTGCATGATTAAGGTTAACAGAGGAGATGATACCAACCTTATAGTCTAACTGTTCTTTCACTTTTTCGGAGATCGTTTCATAAGATATTTTTTTGTTCTCGTCCATATTAATGGTTCCGCTGTATGTCTTATGACCTGTTGAAAGTGAGGTGGCAGTAGAAGCGGAGTCGGGACAAAAAGAAGTGGAATCATAAGTAACAGCTGAACCTGCTACAGGAAATTTCATGAAATTCAGATATTTGTTACCGGTAAGGACTTTGGTATCCTTTTGCTGATTAATAGCACCGAGGTAATCACTGGCTGCCTGGATCTGTGGATAGCTCATACCATCACCGATAAACATAAATACATATTTGGGAGCTTTCAAATTGGTTGCTTGTGTTTCTTTCTTGCTTCCGGCAGCAGCACTTTTTGCACTGTTAAAATCATTGGTGAATGCAAGGGATAAGAGAAGGACACCTGCCAGAGTACAGGCAGATATTCTCTTAAAGGTTTTATTCATCATACTTTCTTTCTCCTTCTGGGATTGATAAGACCCATTTCCTATTATTAAAGTAGCAGAACAAATCCTGTCCTAACATTAGCCTGCATGCATTTCCGGAGCCAATTTAAGAAGAACTGTTAATTCATAAATAACATAAGCAGATGAAAAAGACAATAGACTATGGTAATATTTAACATTATGTTTACAGAGGGATTAAAAATTAACAATATTCTGCATATACTCGCAGTGTGGTATACAAACAATCAGATTGTGGAGGGGTTTCTTGAGATTTGCAATAATACTCGATATCTATAAAAAATACTCCCTGGAAAATCTGTTGTCAGAATACAACAGATTTTTCAAGAAGTATAATTAACGATAAATCAGATTTATCATATTGAAAGAATATAATGTAATATTTCAAACGGAAAGGTTATGTTATCAGGCTTTTAGGTTCGTAGTTTCCCGAAGTACTAAATCTGCTGAAAAAACTGTTCTTCCGGCCACATTCTCATTATTAAAAATACGCATTAAGGTCAGAACGGTTTGGATACATATAGTCTCTAACTTATTGTCAATGGAGGTCAGTTCCGGTTCACAGCATTTTGCCAGTTTGGAGTTGTTGTGTCCGACGATGGAAATATTTTTAGGAATAGCTAATTTCACGGTTTTTGCAAATTTGACCGCACCGATAGCAATTTCATCATCAGCAGCGATAATTCCATTAAAGCGGCGTCCACTCTTATAAAGTGAAATAAGATAATTCTTAATATCAGTCACATCTCCGGAGCATTCATATACCCGGTTCTGGGATTCTATTTTGTTCTCTTGGGTTGCCTGAAGAAATCCCTCTTTTTTTTGGATACCGCTAAAGGACAGTAGCCGGTATAAAAAAATGGGGTCTGTATAACCACTTTTAATTAATTTATCTGTAATATCATAAACCGCCTGATGCTCATCGCATAGGATACAGAATATATTGGGGGCCTTCAGATAACCGTTAATCAACATTACAGGTACCTGATTGGCTGCTTCTAATATATAATTATTGTCAGAAGAATTTTTTTCTACAAAATTCGAACCCACTAAAATAAGTGCATCCACTTTCTTTGATAAGAGCAGTTTCAGGCAATTTTCCTTGTCCTTTGGCTCATAACCGGTACAGCATAATATGGAATTATAGCCATTGTTTTTTAATTCCCGTTCCAGATAAAATACTGCATTGGCAAGATAGATATCAGAAGAATCAGCACACAGGATACCGATGGTATTCATAGAGTTAAGCCCCAGCCCACGGGCATAAGCATTAGGCATGTAACCGCTTTCTTCTATTATGGATAATACTTTATTTCTGGTTTTTGCACTGACGCTGGGACTGTTATTTAAAACCCGGGATACAGTTGCGATGGAAACACCTGCTTTTTTTGAGATATCATATATATTCATGCCATACCCCTTTCTTTTTCTATCATTTGTTCTTAACTGATTGTAAGAACTTACATAAGTTTGATTATACAGATATTCTTAAAGTATGGCAAGTAACAATTTTTCTGTTGCCTGGTTTTCAATTATTACTTGACAAACAGGTGCGTGA from Anaerocolumna sp. AGMB13020 encodes the following:
- a CDS encoding DUF3892 domain-containing protein → MENMNTNQSDLSSVLPMMALSDIPESKPDAKEIVALVKDSGKVTGYQLSDGKVLNKEEGVEAARQGDIKGVGIATRKGNEYLKSLPDGREENNLSNLPSITDEKLS
- a CDS encoding ferredoxin, with amino-acid sequence MKASVNPDLCISCELCTNLCPDVFSMGDDGFAHGIDDAIPADKESEAEDARDSCPTSAIDID
- a CDS encoding LacI family DNA-binding transcriptional regulator — protein: MNIYDISKKAGVSIATVSRVLNNSPSVSAKTRNKVLSIIEESGYMPNAYARGLGLNSMNTIGILCADSSDIYLANAVFYLERELKNNGYNSILCCTGYEPKDKENCLKLLLSKKVDALILVGSNFVEKNSSDNNYILEAANQVPVMLINGYLKAPNIFCILCDEHQAVYDITDKLIKSGYTDPIFLYRLLSFSGIQKKEGFLQATQENKIESQNRVYECSGDVTDIKNYLISLYKSGRRFNGIIAADDEIAIGAVKFAKTVKLAIPKNISIVGHNNSKLAKCCEPELTSIDNKLETICIQTVLTLMRIFNNENVAGRTVFSADLVLRETTNLKA
- a CDS encoding YibE/F family protein, coding for MKPFHNKLKLYISSFRSNLSYHLPVLLSIIVLLFLLLLPTGYEGAIIYQGTDRCSARVISVDNKNIIDTGLIRSGEQTCVVELLGGKFKGQQVAGFNLLNGSLETDKIFTPGDKALVVINYNTSEILSVNLIDHYRINKEVLLAAIFAILLIVVAGGTGFRALISFATSILMIWKVLVPFYLNGHNPIYFGLLITVFLTILILSLVFGFNRKALAAISGASLGILVTCILGMLFTTSYKIHGAIMPNSESLLYSGYEGLNLTKIFMASIFIGSSGAVMDLAVDITSAITEVISKKPEMKWKDAFLSGMNVGRAAMGTMTTTLLLAYSGGYIALLMVFMAQGTPIYNILNYKYVSAEILDTFIGSIGLVLVAPFTAFTSSVLLTGQKASLKTSIGN
- a CDS encoding alkaline phosphatase; this encodes MMNKTFKRISACTLAGVLLLSLAFTNDFNSAKSAAAGSKKETQATNLKAPKYVFMFIGDGMSYPQIQAASDYLGAINQQKDTKVLTGNKYLNFMKFPVAGSAVTYDSTSFCPDSASTATSLSTGHKTYSGTINMDENKKISYETISEKVKEQLDYKVGIISSVNLNHATPAAYYAHQPSRNNYYSIGLEMVNSGFEYFAGGALINPDGDNKNTPQTNLYQVAKEKGYKVITTQKDAVNVKASDGKTIIIGETLADSNSLSYANDAKSSEWKLKDYVKKGIDVLYNEKGFFMMVEGGKIDWACHANDAGSTIADTVALDDAVSEAIAFYKKYPDDTLILVTGDHETGGLTIGYAGTDYNTFLDNLSNQKLSYAKFDSDYVKKYRENGTAFDTVLQDIKKNFGLIADNDSSAKTNPDLVLTSYEYEKLKDAYIKTISGKRAENSEEYLLYGSYEPLTVTITHILNNKSGINFSSYAHTGLPVGVFAQGQGADLFSGYYDNTQIYYNLESLLKVK
- a CDS encoding PQQ-dependent sugar dehydrogenase, which translates into the protein MEYNNSYKIKGMADWFKKKKGMYSFISQSFDNLQAVCPKLLKTEVAYQNDFPYTAEIISEGLTVPWAMDITKDGRIFVTERIGNIRLIHKDNRGAETIYTFTAPFTAQGEGGLLGLVLDPEFDKNGYFYVMYTFQAEDKFYNRVVRMHYEDGNTREDRILLDNIPGGRGHNGGRIKIGPDNLLYITTGDGDVPESSQNLELLSGKILRINLDGSIPSDNPFSGSPVYALGLRNPQGLAWSKEGDLYASVHGNYGRDKINIIIPGGNYGWPLAEAEEDLAEQGFQASVISSETETWAPSGITFIEEGPLKGRLLVAALRGMEVLEMMLSADGRQVVQVIPRLQDQYGRLREAYSAADGSVYITTSNLDGRGQPREGDDKIIRLVPISEE
- a CDS encoding glycoside hydrolase family 35 protein — protein: MVSNTIEIKDKFYVNGKPVQIISGAIHYFRIVPEYWRDRLEKLKAMGCNTVETYVPWNLHEPQKGTYCFEGILDIRKFIEIAAELELWVIFRPSPYICAEWEFGGLPAWLLAEDGMRFRSSHPSFMQHTADYYKKLFEITAPLQLPLGGPIILIQIENEYGYYADDTGYLEQMKQLMVDNGACVPFVTSDGPWGDALECGKLEGVLPTGNFGSKMKEQFAVLKEHTNGGPLMCMEFWVGWFDHWGNGGHKTSNMEENCKDLDEALQYGNINIYMFIGGTNFGFMNGSNYYDELTPDVTSYDYDAVLSECGDITPKYEAFREIIGKYAKLPEIEFTTKIVKKAYGKLSCKEKVGLFESLEDLSAPVTDLFPKSMEKLGQSYGYTLYRSSLVKEKKMEKIRLYNANDRAKIYISQKPVATLYDRELLIEHDIAYDFEKGSSIDILMENMGRVNFGPYLDKQRKGIDGSVVINGHQHMNWEHYTLPLDNLHKLDFTKGFQEQKPTFYRFEFQVEEKGDTFIDMEGWGKGCVFVNGFNLGRFWEIGPQKRLYLPAPLLRDGINEIIVFETEGKASEELVLCDKPDLG
- a CDS encoding LacI family DNA-binding transcriptional regulator; translation: MPKQLTIYDIAKEVGVSAATVSRAISGRGYVSEANKVKIMELVQKYNFRPNTFAQNLQAGFTKTIGYIVPHIGNMYFANVYYEFEKWASSHGYMTILLNAKGDYNLESKFLNSLKEKHVDGIVMMGGRMDERNLPESHVREIQEMRNIVPVVSCGPEAERFGCNGIYTDDVKGVEELLLFLKSRGYKRICFIGGGDQYYPSYIKKKTAYAVGEKLGLDVSVRWLTGNDVFSFSAGYDSLKILIEEGGPLPEVICGINDYVALGAVNCALERGLKIPEDLAVTGFDDVSITTMTPVHITSISPRYEYFGKKVFNSLHKLMQAKALTTGKTSLIKPEIIIRGSTR